The window gtgagactgggtgcgagtgtgcctgtgagagagagagagagtgtgtgtgtgtgtgagaaagagagtgtgtgtgtgagaatgagagtgtgtgccatgggccccctccctcccttcctcccagttccagggtcccccctccctccctccgagttccagggtcgtcccctacctccctctctccctctgagttccagggtcgtgcccccccctcccttcctctgagttccagggtcatcctccccctccctccaagctccagggtcaccccctcccttcctccctccgagttccagggttattccctccctccgagttccagggtcgtcccctccctccgagttccaggggaccgagtttcaggttcccccctccctctctctctgagtttcaggttcccccctccctctgagtttcagggtccccctccttcccagttccaggaccccctccttcccagttccagggtcgtcgtccctcccttcctcccttccagttccagcacccctccctccgaattttagatGTGATCTTCACTTACTaagtcggggttatggcggccatcagcagcggtaaaaggtgtgcaggctcggcccttctctctctctcagctctggtcctgccctcatttcctgttcccgcaagggcgggaccagacctgagagagagaggggccgagcctgcacgccttttaccgctgctgccggctgccgtaaaactgacttggtaagtgaagatgactttaaaatttggagggagggggcctggaagggagggacgacgaccctcatgcgtgtgacgtcgcgttccgttgcctggcaactctgcagcattcctttccagtgattggtcactgctgtttgtgacgaacgcggaagtacgtgacgtcaattcaggtgatggatacagcaggagcacgaaccCTTCAAAGTTTCACTtttacggagtcagcttcagaacgttggacgTGCTATTTTTCTACTAAGATGTTtttatatgttgtttttttttacatacatttTATTGCTTAATaactatttattttacatttatttattgcatttgtatcccacattttcccacctctttgcaggctcaatgtggcttacaatacatcatgaatagtggatacaagaagagaatagacttttggtattacagaaggattttgggttacatgatagtgaaaaacatgatagtaatataacaagagaACAATTTTAAAATAGTTTTGGATACATGTGGAGGAATTCACATGtgttaatctttgtggtatgtcctgttaaagagatgggtcttcagtagtttgtgaaagttggttagatcatagatcgtttttaggttgcgcggcagcgcattccagatttGCGTGCTCATATATGAAAAgattgatgcgtgcattagtttgtattttagacctttacagttggggaaatgaagattaaggaatgtgcgagatgattttttagcattcctgggtggtaaatctatcaagtctgacatgtaggctggggcttcgccgtgaatgattttgtgaactagagtacatattttgaacgtgatgcgttctttgagtgggagccagtgtaacttttctcgtaggggtttagcactttcatattttgattttactaagatgtttttatatattttttacatgtCTTTTACATCTACATaggctcctgaggaaggcacttgcagtgccgaaacagggtaccttgtagagtcttcaTATAATAAATTGTATTTCGAATCTCGAACGTCTCCAGTCTGTTCATTGAAGAAACTGGTTCCATTCCCACTCCTCTTTAGCCCCATAAACTTGACCACTTGCATTACATCACTTCTAATCCAAGTCCTCTGTAGATAAAACTACTAGGTCCCAAACTTAAACTCCCTCTTCTTCACTGCCTCCACCAACCTCCTTACCTCCCAACACTGTTCCTGACTTGCCCTGTGGATCACATACACTGCACTTCAACGTAAAATAAAAATGATCTAGACCAGCAGTGGCCCCTTACTCATGTCAAAATTAAAATATACCACAAGCGaaaaaggcattattaacatgaGGATGAAATACTGGTGGTATCTTCAGAGAAGATAAAACCCAAATGCAGTTGCTCTGGAattaacaaaaaagaagaagaaaatgaaCACCAGGGCCTTAATCTTTTTTCCTCTTGTCATACTCCTGAACCAGTGTTAGGACGAGGGTACAGTACAATACAATATAGTCTTATAGTCAGCATATACTGCAAGGTTCAATGCGGATAACAATATAAGAAGCCAAACAAGCATCAGGACGTACAAAGCACCTTATGACATGCCAAAATCAATATCTTGATTTAAATATTTCCTAGAAAGATAGGTCTTTAAACATGTCCTAAATCGGTACAGAATTCCAAATAGGCATGTTGATAATGAAGCACAGTAAACACAGTAAGCTCTTTTAGAATGAGAGGGTttcggattggggggggggggggggacagtaaaGAATTTGTGGCAAATTTGCGGATTTCCATCTCCAAAGAGAATATAGTACAGCTTAAATAATGGAGCTAGAccaaacaatattctgtaagccAGGGTGCAGATCTTAAACTCTATTCATGCcaaaattgggagccaatgtaaagaTTTCAACAGAGGTGTGACTATCAAAAAAATCAACCTAGCCCCTGTCTTTGTCAACAGCAGCTTTGTACTACCAGCATAGAACAGATTGCAGTAATCTACTGGTGAGACCAATAAATTCTGAACCACTAATTGAAAAACCTGAAAATCCAACAAATTTCTGATTCTACGCAACTTTCTCATTAcgagaaaggatttttttttttaaccaacgaAGATATCTGTAGCTCTGGTGTAAGTTGACTATGAAATAATAGTCCTAAAATGAAAGGTAAGACCACTTGAAGAGTGCCATTCCAAATTTGGTCAACCTGACCAATCAATAAAAATTTGGTCTTACCTTTAATTTTAGGAAATGATCTGCTATCCATCTCTCAAGCTGTCGTACACAATTTACAATACTACACATGAAGTCTCAGTAGGCGTATCACCGACTAGTATCAATAtggttatgtcatctgcataagtaaaagtcttataaccagctgatgaaagcatATAATCAGCACATTAAACATAGTAAGGGACAAAGAAGATCCCTGCAGGACTCCAAAAGATGGCTTCCAAGAAGATGAGAGGGATTTCTGAAATCTTACTATATATAATCTTTGACTTAAAAAGCTCTCAAACCATCGTAAAACATTACCCTCTGCCCCAATAGAACTTATTATTGACAACATAAGACCGTGATCTACCAAGTCAAAGGCACAAGATAAATCTTTCAGAGGCTAGCACTGAAGCTTCACCCTAGCTGTAGGGTCGACTCACCATTTTGAGACCTCACCCATCTCTGTTTACATCACCTGATTTGAGCTCTTCCCCTGAATCCCCCAGCCCACTGCGGTACAGAGATCCATGTGCAGTGTTAAAGGAGATTTGGCTTTACTTCAGGCCAAGGTGTCTCTCTCACCCCAGGTTCACCAGATCCAGTCCTGGTTGTGTCCAGTGCATGTGTAGAGACGTAGTTTCGATATTCCTGCAAAAAGGAGCTACATCTCTGTACTTGAACTGGGTCACAGCCAGGATGGGATCAGCCTCTTTGGATTGACCCGGACAAGGAGACAAACTATATCAGGCCGGAGTCAGTGATTAGTGTTTAAGGAGACCCGCTTTGTCCTCAGGCTGGGATCATGGAATCTGCTATGTGCACATTTTTTAAATTGGACTCTTCCATAAGTAAACAGTGAATAGCCAGTTTAGAGCTGAGCTTCACCACTCCCTGGCCAGCCTTTAAGAACTCACCTAACCTCCCTGTGCCCATGCTCAGCTGGACATTTTAACCATATGCCAATATTTGGTACAGTGCATGTATACAGATACTGTTTATAAAGAACTAAGATTGACCCCTCAGGACAAGGTGATCTGGTTTGATTGGAGAACGCAGGGTGCCGGCCTCACATTGGCCAACCAGTCTATGTCCAAAGGAGGCTGCCAACTCTGAATGTGGACAGCACTTGCTCCTCACCTCTGAGCAATGCTCCCGAAACATCCTGTAGCTAGACAAGCCCCTCCCAAATAAATGGTTCACAAAAGACGCCAGCGTCAAACTCTTTATATTTCTTCCTGTGTTGTTGGTTACCTCCTCCTCCAGTGACCTCTGAAATTGTTCCTTTTACCCCTTCATGGAAGGACGGGGGCAACCTTTCCTCTTGCTGTTGGACTGAGTATATTCCTTTGCGTGACCTGACTAACTTCCTGATGTCCAAAGCTTCCCTGAACTTTTCTTGTCTCTGATGGTGGCTCGGAGTCCCCATTCCTGGCTACTGGTGTCTTAAACGTCCCTTGAAGTTCTCGCATTTCTACAGGTGGCATAGGGGCCCTGGTCCTGGTTCCCAGGTTGCTGAAGGTCTCCTGAAGTTCTCCTGTCTCCGTTGATGGTTTAGGAGACCCAGTCCTGGTTTCCTGCTTTGCAAGATCACCGTCATAGTTGTTTTTCACATACTTCTGCTTCCTGGCTGTCTTATCCAGCCAGCTCTTCCGTTTTACATTTCCAGCCTTCTTCACCTGTGGTTTTGCCTCTTGGGGATTCAGACTTGGAGAGACTCTTGAGCTCTGTGTGTTTCTAAGGTGCCCATTTCTTCTTTGTCTTGGGGACAATGATGGAGCAGCCCCTTCCTGTTCAGATATATTTATTTTGGCTCCTCCTACTTCTGGTCCACTCAGATTTTTTGTATCTACTTCTTTTCCATGCCACTGACCTCGGGAAGCAGGCACTTCCACCGCTTTGGGCTTTGCAGTCTGTGGCTCTAAAGGCCCCTTCCAAAATTCTAGGGGTGCATTAGCTATCGGGATCATCACCTCACCAGCACTAGGAGACAGAAAAGCCTTTTCTTGCGGCTCAGCACTAGCATTGGCAGTGTGGATGGTTGGCTGTTTCAAGACAGGGATATGGTCAAGGTCGCTGTCTTCCACAATTTTGACAGATTGTTGCATCCTCCTGCTCTGTTGGGTTTTAGGGTCAAGCCCAATGTCAGCTGTAATGTTGGTATACAGAGCACGAAGCTCCTTGGAGATCAGAGTGTAAGTCAAAGAGTTCATTCCATCCTGCGTCCACATCCTCTGGGTCCTTATCAACAGATCGAACCTACAGCAAACCAGAGTAAGAAACCAGGATTAGTGCAGAGTTAGAGGATGGTGAGAAAGACATCCCTATATGGAcagaactgaacactgaaaatcaTCTATCACATACACAGTGCTCCACCATGGAGCTGACACACCTGCCTGATGGCTGCACAAATTTAAAAGAGACCATTGTATGTAAATGATAATTCCTCATCAATTCTCCAGACTATCCAGACGCGTGGGTGTATGCTCTCCTGCCAACAGTTGGAGAACTACTGACTTGTGACATCAACTCTCTTAAATTTACTGTGCAGCCTTCTGCTATACAGTAtttttcagtctccagcagatggcaaGTGAGCTGGTCTGGTAGGCCTGAGGAGACTGATCTAAGTTAATCCAGTAAAAACCACACAAACAAGCGTttacctgaagaaaaaaaaaaaggtttaaatcATCCCAGCATAAGGGAAAGGGCTCGTTTGCTGCTCCTTGAAGTCTGGGGGTAGTACACCtgggtctctccccccccccccccaccccaccactcaGTCTCCCCTCCCCTACTATTAGGAAGGGGCACTTGAGTGACTAATTTCAGGGCCAGTCAGCATAAAgatcaccaaaaaaaacccagcaatgtcaaaggaaattagggaagcgaataaattgggcaatgtaatattaatgggtgatttcaattgtccacatatagactgggttaatgtaacatcgttACAggctagggaggtgaaatttcttgatgaaatcaaggacggcttcatggaacagctggttcaggagcccacaagagaaggaaaaacattagacttagtcattactggagctcatgatctggtgcgggggggtaacggtgcgagggccgcttgataacagtgatcataatatgatcagttttgatattggcattgaagtaagtgaacttaggattAAATTTAAATGAATACCATTAATTTGATCTTACTAATCCATACCTTAACATTAACCTCCACAACTCCAACCTCTccactcactgaaaacaacatgaTACTCATATCACACACACACCACAGATTGATTGAACACAAAACTCCTTATCAAATGGACAATCCAAACAACGAAAAAAACACCAACATCcggacaaccacaacagaagaaCAATAAATGTCATACTAAAACAaaggaacgacaactaataaaaattcacACATCATCAAACATGAATCCATACCAACAAATTCTAGTGGGATACACAAACACTAGATCAGTAGTCAATAAAACAAtaactataacagactggatcacagcagAAAATCTCGATCtactaatttattttttattttttgttacatttgtaccccgcgctttcccactcatggcaggctcaatgcggcttacatggggcaattggagggttaagtgacttgcccagagtcacaaggagctgcctgtgcctgaagtaggaatttaactcagttcctcagttccccagggaccaaagtccaccaccctaaccactaggccactcctccacttaatcaTCAGTGAAACTTGGATCCACGACCACAAAGACCCCATAATTTGGATCTTTGccccccaggttacaaaatcacccattggacaaggaaggaaaaaaagaggaggcggcaTAGCATTAATATACAGATCTCACTTTACTGTGACAACTGCCGAGTCTATTACACCTAAACTCGAAATTGCTTCAGTTAGAATCAACCATACCGCCTTACTTGATAACTTAAATGTTGTcatgttttacagaccaccaggtaactggcaagaatgccaaacacagttcatggatttcatatcgaacaccTGTGTGTCTAACTCCAATATACTCATAATTGGGGATATAAACATACACCTAGAAGACCAAAATACAACAACTGTACACGAATACAAAGACTTCCTCCAGCTATGGGACCTTAGGTGGCCTAACATGCAAGCCACTCAAGCCAAAGGACACACAATTggcctcatcacacacaaactatcCGCAGAATTAAACCttataccatggtcagaccactataaactaAACCTCACCTTACAGTGGCGGAAAAAAGGTACGCACATCAGGCAAGAACCAAcaacctacactacgagaggccaaattgaccctataacattctggcaacagttctacaATAATgactggacagcacaaacagagtcCAAACACTATCTGCTAaactgggacaacagatgcaggaaTACcctagacaaaattgcaccactACAAAAAAGGACTACacgaagaaaaaactcaataccatggttcaacaaagaactgaaatcactaaaaacacatGTTAGGAGACTTgagcgagcatggaaaaaaatgaaagatgaacatacactaaatgcatggaaacaaatgcaaagaaaatacaaatattcaataagacaaacaaaaaaagcatactacaaaaccaaataggaccagactacaaaaagatataaaggaattagaaaaggtgcagagaagggtgacgaaaatgataaagggaatgaaacgacttccctatgaggaaaggttgagaaggttagggctcttcagcttggagaaaaggcggctgaggggcgatatgatagaagtctacaagataatgagcggactagagcggacagatgtgaagcatttgtttacactttcaaacaacaatacaactaggggacacaagatgaagctagaatgtggtaatttaaaacaaataggagaaagtttttctttactcagcgtgtagttagactctggaactcgtttctagtgtgtgcttaccacagcttgaaAGGGTTTAGTGTGGGATACACTGAGGCGTAAGTTCCTAATGTGCGCTTGCAAACCACGTGCTAAAAGGTTTTTTGATTTTGGACGGCGTCCGTATCtggtgggtggagagtgggtgtttctgtgctaatcactTAGTGCATCTATATTGccttgcactaactgattagcatgggattagtgtgtgagcccttactgccacttattttgtaggcggtaatgcagtggcgtagccagacccagtattttggatgggcccttccacgaaATGGCACTCCacaacccccccgccccccaagaTATTTGAAAAATTAcagatttttttcacctaccccacatcaacatctctcccctCTGCGGCATTCTGGCATCTGCCCGCCTGTCGCTGAATCCTGGCCCtctctggtgtaccttacaggtgtccctggcgcctgcagtgattcaatttttGCTGCCTGCTGGGTCCCGCCCTTGCTTTCATAATTTCCTGCCATGCTGGGTCCattcaaaggtccatctagcctagtacccTGTTTCCACCAAAGGCTAGTCCAGGTCACGAGTACTCggaagaatcccaaaaagtagcaagattccatgctacttaacccagggataagcaatggctttccccaagtctaccttaataagtttatggacttctctcctccaggaatctgtcaaAACCTTTCTTAAAATCCAGCTACAGCAACTGCTTTTATCACTTACTCTGCCAATGAGTTCCAGGTCAAATACATATCAGTTTTCATGGCGAGGTTCTCCTATCAGAGTATTAAATGCTGGAACTCCCTTCCAAAGCAAATTAGATGGGAACAAAACTGTGCAAACTTCTGCAAAATACTGAAAACCTTCCTCTTCAGGAAATTTTTATTAACAGAATTTGGTAAAAGCTGATATGTCAGTTAATAATGTGATTGATATCATCCAACTCTTTCTAACGCATCTTCTCTTATGAGATTtcttattcaggggcccttttactaagcagtggtaaaaaaaagtggcctgggcTAGTTTTGGTGCCTGAAATTGGTgcgcactgggccactttttaacgcagcgggaaaaaaaggggggacaCAGTAAATGACTGTGcgttaatattaaaattagcatgcggcttaattactgcctgagccctgatCACCATCTATTTAGTAGGCGATAAGGCTCATACGCTAACCTACTGGTAATCGGACAGTGCGTAGCGATGGAAGATTACCGCCAGGCATGCCTACACAGCATCCCCGCACTAGAAAACAGAAGAATATTTTCTGGCGGACACGCCGTGCAGCAAACACAAAACTACCGCAGGGCGCACCCCGCGGTATTGCTATTTGCCATGCGCTACCATGTAATagccctaccacggcttagtaaaagggccccttaatgattaAATGTAAAGCTTAAATAGtaaaaatagtagatgacggcagaaaaagacctgcacggtccatccagtctgccaacaatgataactcatatttgctgctttttgtgtataccctaccccGACCTGCACCTATGCTCcccaaggcacagaccgtataagtcctgccccgcactatcccgcctcccaaccaccagccccacctcccaaccaccggctctggcacaggcacagaccgtataagtctgcccagcactatcttcacctccccagccctgcctcccaaccccggctctggcacagaccgtacaagtctgtccagcactatccccgcctcccaaccaccagtcccgcttcccaccaccggctctggcacagaccgtataagtctgccccgccctatccccgcctccccacctCCAGCCCCGCTTGTATTTTAGTACAGGCTTTATACTGTTTACACTGTAGTATTATGTTGTAAATCTACTCATTAAAATATAATAtttctaatgtaagccacattgaacccaagcttaattgggataatgtgggatataaatgatagtaaataaataagtgtgcTATTGtgcaacttcatggagtgtcccctataAATAATTCGATGGCGTTTACCCAATTTGCTCCACTCAGGATCTGATAGACCTCTATCgcatctcctctcagctgtctcttctccattgtttacagtcctaacctctttagcttttcctcacacgagtcattccattcccttaatcattttggtcgctcttctctgtaccttttctagttgcactgtatcttttttgagatgcagtgaccagaattgcaccatAATATTCACtgtgtggtctcaccatggagtgatacagaggtattatgatACTGTGCTGTATtctttattcctttcctaataattcctacattCTGTTTGGTGTtcatgacacctaaatcctttttctCACTGGCGACCCCCAACGTGGATCCTAGCATCATTTGAGCTAGTCCTCCAAATGTGCATGATTTTGTACTTCTCCACATTGTAGTGCGACTACTTTGTCATCTTTGCATTCTTTTGTGCAGCACTATAGGCTGGATGTTCAGGCATCTCAGGATGTAGCCTTTGGGGCAAAGGCATCGTCTGTGGCTTTGTCTGGATCCCACCCTAGTGTCTCAAGCATCtgattctggactggtctagagagatgcggagaaaggagaaattaggtcttacctgctaacttTCCTTCCTTGAGTCCCTCCAGACCTGTCCAGACCCTGCCCGAGTGATAAtatagtggagtggaacagaattAGGATGGTAGGAGTGATTGGAGGTGGGTTCTCTGTTTTCCATCtgcttatttaattttttttgtcacGTATCTATAGTTGGTCTGTTGTCAGTTGTTCCTGGATTAAGATGGGAGAAGTTCCCTTATTACTGCTTTATtaagaaactagtaaaacaggcccgtttctgacacaaatgaaacaggcgctagcaaggttttcctcggagtgtgtatgtttgagagagtatgtgtgagatagactgtgtgtgtgagagagtgaatgtgcgagtgtgtgtgtgtgacagagagagagtgagaccgctgggtgcgactgtgtctcctctgtccccccctccagccacccagcgattctcctctcttccctgccccccctccaggcactcagcgattctactttttcccttgcccccctccagccacccaccgatgctcttctttaccctgcccccctccagccacccagcgagtctcctctgtcccctgcccccatccagccacccagcgagtctcctctgtcccctgctccccctccagccacccagcgattctcttctctcccctgcccccctgcagccacccagcgattgtcctatctcccctgccccccctccagccacccagcgattgtcctatctccactttaatcagcataaattaaattccccccatgtgctacagaaaagcaccgagcacatcctatataataaaatgcacctacacattctgaagccgtagttccggagcgttgcaggaatgcttcaaggtttgaaggcttcactttctcggcttcagaacgttggaggtgcgttttattatataggattactggATACCAGAAGACAGCACAGGATACTTTTAAGAGTTATGTCTTAGGTCAGTAGTTTTTAGTTTCCCTCTGCTAGTAGGAAGGCATAAACCCATGAATCTGGATtggtctggagggactcaaggaaagaaaattagcaggtaaaacctaatttctccACAGTATGTTTTCAACATTGTTTATGTACCAGGCAGTAGCCTCAAGGATAAGGAACTTTCTGTGTCCTGAGTAGAGGTTTTGGCACAGAGCAAGGCAGTGCCCTCTCACCTGTGGGGATTCTCCTCATTTCCCTTGTCCCCTTTATGTTTCACCATCTTGTAATGGCCCACAGACATCGAGGGCCGAGTAATCTTCATCCCAGCCAGTCGGACCCTAAAAGGAGAGATGATATTAGCTGTGGGATacaagaacacataaataaataaatgaaggctTGTCTTGCTAATGAGAAGGTTTGGATATACCGGTGTACTAGTTCTTAGGCAATGGGAAGATTAGCTGGGAATGATGAAAACCTAAGCTCTCCTCTCATTCTGTCCTCGTGGCCTCCCCAcggtataaatgttttttttatttgcataaagtctttattaaacaattgAACAATACATTAATATATCCGTTACAGAAAGAGTATAGCATTGGGTCTTAACGATACATTTACATTTGATAACTCCCCCTCTCTTCATCACTCCTCGTCAatagtttctattttttaaaccacatgtaacttcaaaaacttttttgttttttaacaattttatagtgcaaagaatcccccctcccctcccactgcaACCTCTGATTGTCATACCCTACAAACCTCTTCCTAGTCACTTTACTTATTACTTGCATAATACAGTTATGTGAAATTTTTCCATATTGATGCCATTTGCCCATTTGGTGCTTGCGTTCAGCCAgaagtctctccatctcacacacataaCTCAGCTTATTTGCTTCCCAGGTTTTATTTATTCAAGTCCTTTGTTGATGCCACACATCCACTCCCCCCCCTCCTAACCCCACCACTACAAATTTGTTAAGTGCAAGACAAAAACCTCTCCAGACAGGTGGAAAATTGAAcagacaggaagaaaaaaaaaactgataaaAGCAtacaaagagagggaaaacaaggaGTCACTGAATATTGTCAAATATTGTTAAGGATCACAGTGTGTGCAGTGATACAGTCATCTAATACACAGATGCTCACCGACATACATAAAGATACACGCAGAGATAGTCACTAAGACACGGAAACACTAATACAAAGAAACGGAGTCAGGCAGGCAGACAGACATATCATATACAAAGACTCGATCAAAGATACATATATAAGATCATCAGCAACAAAAGATTTATATACCGTCTGTGCTGTTAACTCAAGATCAGTTTACAatagatcaggggcgtatctgaccttcgggcggtaggggggggggtcagagccgaggtgagggggcacattttagcccttccCCTGGCGCCGCCTCCATCATCATCGCTGACACCCCCGCGCCCGCTCACCGTcgcttacctgtgctggcggggaccccatcccccgccagccgaagtcttcttccttccttcaggtttctgagtctgacgtcctgcatgttgtatgtgcaggacgtcagactcagaaacctgaaaggaaggaagaagacttcggctggcgggtgaCGGcgagcgggcgggggggggggggtcgagaggggtcGGCggtagggccaaatctacggggccctatgcttggaacaaccttcctgagcccttacgccaagcccctccctgcccgtcttcaagtctttgcttaaagcccacctcttcaatg is drawn from Microcaecilia unicolor chromosome 14, aMicUni1.1, whole genome shotgun sequence and contains these coding sequences:
- the B4GALT3 gene encoding beta-1,4-galactosyltransferase 3 isoform X1, which encodes MLLWDGWQQEQERDWSCGASDSPLTVLPWSGDSRLLPRLRKRPASVMIRRMLERPCTLAMLIGFQFAFMVYFSFGGFRNLASIFGRTSDPAYDYSHTHDIYGNLSHLASQHARGASAESLPYCSERSPHLIGPLTVTFNKVPTLKQIKEKNPVVTKGGRYRPLSCEPRHRTAVIIPHRNREAHLQYLLYYLHPFLQRQQIQYGIYIVHQAGNTTFNRAKLLNVGVKEALKDEDWDCLFLHDVDLIPENDHNLYVCDSWGPKHASIAMNKFGYSLPYPQYFGGVSALTPEQYMKMNGFPNEYWGWGGEDDDIATRVRLAGMKITRPSMSVGHYKMVKHKGDKGNEENPHRFDLLIRTQRMWTQDGMNSLTYTLISKELRALYTNITADIGLDPKTQQSRRMQQSVKIVEDSDLDHIPVLKQPTIHTANASAEPQEKAFLSPSAGEVMIPIANAPLEFWKGPLEPQTAKPKAVEVPASRGQWHGKEVDTKNLSGPEVGGAKINISEQEGAAPSLSPRQRRNGHLRNTQSSRVSPSLNPQEAKPQVKKAGNVKRKSWLDKTARKQKYVKNNYDGDLAKQETRTGSPKPSTETGELQETFSNLGTRTRAPMPPVEMRELQGTFKTPVARNGDSEPPSETRKVQGSFGHQEVSQVTQRNILSPTARGKVAPVLP
- the B4GALT3 gene encoding beta-1,4-galactosyltransferase 3 isoform X2 — encoded protein: MIRRMLERPCTLAMLIGFQFAFMVYFSFGGFRNLASIFGRTSDPAYDYSHTHDIYGNLSHLASQHARGASAESLPYCSERSPHLIGPLTVTFNKVPTLKQIKEKNPVVTKGGRYRPLSCEPRHRTAVIIPHRNREAHLQYLLYYLHPFLQRQQIQYGIYIVHQAGNTTFNRAKLLNVGVKEALKDEDWDCLFLHDVDLIPENDHNLYVCDSWGPKHASIAMNKFGYSLPYPQYFGGVSALTPEQYMKMNGFPNEYWGWGGEDDDIATRVRLAGMKITRPSMSVGHYKMVKHKGDKGNEENPHRFDLLIRTQRMWTQDGMNSLTYTLISKELRALYTNITADIGLDPKTQQSRRMQQSVKIVEDSDLDHIPVLKQPTIHTANASAEPQEKAFLSPSAGEVMIPIANAPLEFWKGPLEPQTAKPKAVEVPASRGQWHGKEVDTKNLSGPEVGGAKINISEQEGAAPSLSPRQRRNGHLRNTQSSRVSPSLNPQEAKPQVKKAGNVKRKSWLDKTARKQKYVKNNYDGDLAKQETRTGSPKPSTETGELQETFSNLGTRTRAPMPPVEMRELQGTFKTPVARNGDSEPPSETRKVQGSFGHQEVSQVTQRNILSPTARGKVAPVLP